From a single Nostoc edaphicum CCNP1411 genomic region:
- a CDS encoding PAS domain-containing sensor histidine kinase, with the protein MQIHNMRQRVALLQRQSEQQKAQEDIELVTAVFREVHLALEELQLVNEDLKQQNEELSNAQQALVAQRQRYQELFEEVPDAYFVTDIKGVIQEANSAATTLLNISKSFLLGRLLEIFVLEKEIITFHLKLNHLRDRTETPEWKIQEWEVNLRPRDKTPIIAAVKVVAIRNQQGKLVGLRWLVRDISESKRTQAKLQWAEDAMRQALAKERQFSELKSRLLTTTSHEFRNPLATIHSSAELLEHYRHLWSDERQNIHLRRIQTSVMHITQLLDDVLVLNQDETGKLEFNPTPLNLVEFCRDLLEELQQSDRSQHAIAFSSEYQCTLANLDAKLLRQILSNLFSNCLKYSPIGSIVKFSVTTVNDQAIFQTQDSGIGIPASDIEHIFEPFHRASNVGNIPGMGLGMSIVKQAVDLHGGEIIVESAIGVGTAFTVILPFSINLHL; encoded by the coding sequence TTGCAAATACACAATATGCGGCAACGCGTTGCCCTTTTGCAACGCCAGAGTGAACAGCAAAAAGCACAGGAAGATATTGAACTCGTCACCGCAGTATTCAGAGAAGTTCACCTAGCTTTGGAAGAACTGCAATTAGTTAATGAAGACCTAAAGCAGCAGAATGAAGAATTATCCAACGCTCAACAGGCTTTGGTAGCCCAGCGTCAACGCTACCAAGAACTATTTGAGGAAGTACCAGACGCTTATTTTGTCACTGATATAAAAGGGGTAATTCAGGAAGCTAACTCAGCCGCTACCACTCTGCTCAACATTTCCAAAAGTTTCCTGTTGGGTAGACTCCTAGAGATTTTTGTGCTTGAGAAAGAAATAATTACTTTTCATTTAAAACTGAATCATCTGCGCGATCGCACTGAAACCCCAGAATGGAAAATACAAGAGTGGGAGGTAAACCTGCGACCGCGTGACAAAACACCCATTATTGCTGCGGTTAAGGTGGTTGCTATCCGTAATCAACAAGGTAAGTTAGTTGGTCTGCGCTGGCTAGTGCGGGACATTAGCGAAAGCAAGCGAACCCAAGCCAAGCTGCAATGGGCAGAAGATGCGATGCGACAAGCACTTGCCAAAGAAAGGCAGTTTAGTGAACTTAAATCCCGCTTACTCACCACTACATCCCATGAGTTTCGCAACCCTTTGGCTACCATCCACTCTTCTGCGGAATTGCTAGAACATTATCGCCATCTCTGGAGCGACGAGCGACAAAATATCCACCTGCGTCGCATTCAAACATCGGTTATGCATATAACCCAGTTGTTGGATGATGTATTGGTGCTGAATCAGGATGAAACAGGCAAGTTAGAGTTTAATCCCACACCTCTGAATTTGGTGGAATTTTGTCGTGATCTCTTAGAAGAATTACAACAGAGCGATCGCTCACAACATGCGATCGCTTTTAGCAGTGAATACCAATGTACACTAGCTAACTTAGACGCTAAACTACTGCGGCAAATCTTGAGTAATTTATTCTCGAATTGTCTAAAATACTCTCCCATTGGTAGCATAGTTAAGTTTTCTGTCACCACTGTCAACGATCAAGCTATATTCCAGACTCAAGACTCTGGTATTGGCATTCCTGCTTCTGACATTGAACATATATTTGAACCCTTCCATCGCGCTAGTAATGTAGGTAATATCCCAGGAATGGGATTAGGGATGTCCATCGTCAAGCAGGCTGTAGATTTGCATGGCGGCGAGATTATTGTCGAAAGTGCGATCGGCGTGGGAACTGCCTTTACGGTCATTCTGCCATTTTCGATAAA
- a CDS encoding DJ-1/PfpI family protein, whose amino-acid sequence MAAKKLLMLIGDYVEDYEVMVPFQALQMVGHTVHAVCPDKKAGDKVRTAIHDFEGDQTYSEKPGHNFTLNATFAEVEAVTYDALVIPGGRAPEYIRLNQQVLEITRHFAQTNKPIAAICHGLQLLAAADVLQGKKCTGYPACSPDVKSAGGIYVDIPVDEAIVDGNLVTAPAWPAHPRWLAEFLKVLGTKIEHPELTTVV is encoded by the coding sequence ATGGCTGCAAAAAAACTTTTGATGCTGATTGGCGACTATGTAGAAGACTATGAAGTGATGGTTCCTTTTCAGGCATTGCAAATGGTGGGACACACTGTCCATGCAGTTTGCCCAGACAAAAAAGCTGGCGACAAGGTGCGGACAGCAATTCACGACTTTGAAGGAGACCAGACTTACAGCGAAAAACCTGGTCACAATTTCACTTTGAATGCTACCTTTGCAGAAGTCGAAGCCGTAACCTATGATGCCTTAGTCATTCCCGGAGGACGGGCACCAGAATATATCCGCCTAAATCAGCAGGTGCTAGAAATCACCCGTCACTTTGCCCAAACAAATAAACCGATTGCTGCCATCTGCCACGGCTTGCAGTTATTGGCAGCTGCTGATGTATTGCAAGGTAAGAAATGTACTGGTTATCCTGCTTGTAGTCCAGATGTTAAGAGTGCTGGAGGAATTTATGTTGATATCCCTGTTGATGAGGCAATAGTGGACGGGAACTTGGTAACAGCACCAGCTTGGCCTGCTCACCCCCGTTGGCTGGCAGAATTCCTCAAAGTACTTGGAACTAAGATTGAACACCCAGAACTGACTACAGTTGTATGA